The proteins below come from a single Anguilla rostrata isolate EN2019 chromosome 3, ASM1855537v3, whole genome shotgun sequence genomic window:
- the gpr174 gene encoding probable G-protein coupled receptor 174: protein MDNLNNSCQNNTDLQKYQHYIYAVFYSVILLPGLIGNVLALWVFHAYVKETKKAVIFMINLATADLLQVLSLPLRIYYYLNNSWPFGHFLCMFCFYLKYVNMYASIYFLACISVRRGMLIVYPLRYTSFERRLDRGLCAAGWLVVCLGCLPFPLLRHKSEENLEKKICFSELAMTPVSTWAGVTLIGLAELLGFVIPLTLVLTCSWRTAASLKQKADVLQDSREKRKALRMVLSCAGVFLLCFAPYHITFPLDFLAKIKAVSCASQDLILRCHPVTLCLASLNSCLDPVMYYFTTDEFKRRLSRQELPESLQLHRKFSCTIREEKSTQQEFKDSEAAIS, encoded by the coding sequence ATGGACAACTTAAACAACTCCTGTCAAAACAACACAGACCTGCAGAAGTACCAGCACTACATCTACGCCGTCTTCtactcagtgatcctgctgCCGGGCCTCATCGGCAACGTGCTGGCCCTCTGGGTGTTCCACGCATACGTAAAGGAGACAAAGAAGGCCGTCATCTTCATGATCAACCTGGCCACGGCCGACCTGCTGCAGGTGCTCTCACTGCCCCTCCGGATCTATTACTACCTGAACAACTCCTGGCCATTCGGCCACTTCCTGTGCATGTTCTGCTTCTACCTGAAGTACGTGAACATGTACGCCAGCATCTACTTCCTGGCCTGCATCAGCGTGCGCCGCGGCATGCTGATTGTCTACCCGCTGCGCTACACCTCGTTCGAGCGGCGCCTGGACCGCGGGCTGTGCGCGGCTGGCTGGCTGGTGGTCTGCCTCGGCTGCCTGCCCTTCCCCCTGCTGCGGCACAAGTCCGAGGAAAACCTAGAGAAGAAAATCTGCTTCTCGGAGCTGGCCATGACGCCGGTGAGCACCTGGGCCGGGGTCACCCTCATCGGCCTGGCCGAGCTGCTGGGCTTTGTCATCCCGCTGACCCTGGTCCTCACCTGCTCCTGGCGGACGGCGGCCAGCCTGAAGCAGAAGGCCGACGTGCTGCAGGACAGCCGCGAGAAGCGCAAGGCCCTGAGGATGGTGCTGAGCTGCGCCGGGGTCTTCCTCTTGTGCTTCGCCCCCTATCACATAACCTTCCCGCTGGACTTCCTCGCCAAGATCAAAGCGGTCAGCTGTGCCTCCCAAGACTTAATCCTCCGCTGCCATCCTGTCACTCTGTGTCTGGCCAGCCTCAACTCCTGCCTGGACCCTGTCATGTACTACTTCACCACGGATGAGTTCAAGAGGCGGCTCTCCCGGCAAGAGCTCCCTGAGAGCTTGCAGCTGCACCGCAAGTTCTCCTGCACGATACGTGAGGAGAAGTCAACACAACAAGAGTTTAAGGATTCTGAGGCTGCAATCTCTTAG
- the LOC135251174 gene encoding integral membrane protein 2A-like, whose translation MVKIAFNAALAQKALGKEGEVLVAEKDPETGSVYSGENSTGRCLLTLLGLAFILTGLIVGGACVYRYFTPKKLYHGAMHFTDMDSDAAPVDMDTREPYYLPRIDEEVEVQDNVAIINVPVPRFGKGDPAYILHDFKRKMTAYLDLRLGTCFVIPLNTSVVMPPQDLLDLFQQLMSGSYRTYLVHEDLVVKERIDNMADLGYYISHLCRGKDTYRMQRRSEIMGIQKRSVEDCFSIRHFENTYVTETKICRA comes from the exons atggtgaaaataGCCTTTAACGCTGCCCTGGCGCAAAAGGCGCTTGGCAAGGAAGGCGAGGTGCTTGTCGCAGAGAAG GATCCCGAGACCGGCTCGGTGTACAGCGGCGAGAACTCCACCGGGCGCTGCCTGCTCACCCTGCTGGGGCTGGCCTTCATCCTCACCGGCCTCattgtgggcggagcctgcgtGTACAGGTACTTCACTCCCAAG AAGCTGTACCATGGAGCCATGCACTTCACCGACATGGACAGCGACGCCGCGCCCGTGGACATGGACACCCGCGAGCCCTACTACCTGCCCCGCATCGacgaggaggtggaggtgcaggacAACGTGGCCATCATCAACGTGCCCGTGCCCCGCTTCGGCAAGGGGGACCCCGCCTACATCCTGCACGACTTCAAGCGG AAGATGACCGCGTACCTGGACCTGAGGCTGGGGACATGCTTTGTGATTCCTCTCAACACCTCAGTGGTCATGCCCCCCCAGGACCTGCTGGACCTGTTCCAGCAGCTGATG TCTGGCTCCTACAGGACCTACTTGGTGCATGAGGACCTGGTGGTAAAGGAGCGCATTGATAACATGGCTGACCTGGGCTACTACATCTCCCACCTGTGCCGTGGCAAGGACACCTATCGGATGCAGCGCCGCAGTGAGATCATGG GTATCCAGAAGCGCTCTGTGGAGGACTGCTTCAGCATTCGCCACTTTGAGAACACGTATGTGACGGAGACCAAGATCTGCCGGGCTTGA